A segment of the Catenuloplanes nepalensis genome:
CCGGCGGTGACCTCGGTGACGGCCGGGTCCTGCGCGGTGGTCGCGACGCTGCCGGTGCCGCCGCCGTTGACGAACTCCAGGTCGGCCAGCTCGCGGACTGCGGCGACCGCGGCCATCCGCCGGGGGAGCAGTTCGGTGCCGGAGCGCCTCTGCATGGCGCGGATGATCAGTCCGCGGGCGGCCTGCCGTGGGGGCGCGTCGCCGAGGCCGGCGATCTGTGCCTCGTAGGCCATCAGCCCGACCAGCCGGAAGCCCTTGCGCCGGGCGACGTGCTCCGCGAACCGGCCGGCCTGGGCTGCGGAGTGCACCGGGGAGCGCCGCACGCCCACGTGCAGGCGCCCGCCGAGCGGCCGCCAGGACGCGTCCAGGTCGAGGCAGATGCGGATCTCCTCACGGCTCCCGGGTGCGGCCACCGCGTCCATCAGGTCGAGCTGGGCCGGGCTATCCGCCATGATCGAGATGGCGGTGGCGAGCTTCGGGTCGGAGCCCAGCTCCGCGAGCGCGGACCGGCTGACGGTCGGATAGGCGCACAGGACGTCCTCGCTCACGCCGGAGCGCACCAGCCAGATCGCCTCGGGCAGCGTGTACGCCATCACGCCCTCCCAGCCGGGCCGGCGCAGCACCCGGGACAGCAGCGCGCGGCAGCGCACGGACTTCGCGGCGACCCTGATCG
Coding sequences within it:
- a CDS encoding amino acid deaminase/aldolase: MLALSGLSRYGTHVPPTDRDALRARLDRATAHLDPPVGVVDLSAFDANADALTSRAAGKPIRVAAKSVRCRALLSRVLRRPGWEGVMAYTLPEAIWLVRSGVSEDVLCAYPTVSRSALAELGSDPKLATAISIMADSPAQLDLMDAVAAPGSREEIRICLDLDASWRPLGGRLHVGVRRSPVHSAAQAGRFAEHVARRKGFRLVGLMAYEAQIAGLGDAPPRQAARGLIIRAMQRRSGTELLPRRMAAVAAVRELADLEFVNGGGTGSVATTAQDPAVTEVTAGSGLYGPALFDAYRAWRPAPAAFFGLSIVRRPADGIATVLGGGWVASGPAAKSRLPLPWLPEGLGYVGTEGPGEVQTPLTGPAAAALHPGDRVWFRHAKAGELCEHVNELHLIEGDRITASVPTYRGEGHAFLG